Part of the Paenibacillus sp. JNUCC32 genome is shown below.
GGGAAGCGGTATCCTGTCCTTAAACTCGTCGAGGATGTGATCGAGTCTCATTATGGCTTGACTGACGTTGCCGGATTGTATTGCGTACACCATCTCTTGTTCTGCACTTCGAATGCTGCGCGGCAAGGACATTTCCGTGTTAGCCACCTCTTCATAGGAGATAACCGCATTGCCGCCGGTATAGAAATGATACGACAGTGCATGCAAAGCTTGATCATACGATGCATACAAGTCGTGGATATACGAAACGATTCTGCCAATTCCTATGGATACCGTTAAAGATGTATATTCGCTCACATGGTGACAGCACGCCTCCGCTATTGCTGCCGCTGAATCTGATAACGGCGCATTCAACACCGCTACCAGACGGTTTGCCGAGTCCCGGAATACCAGTCCCCTAGTATATAAAGCGATGGTCTCTTCCGTAATATTTTTCAACGCGAACCTGGCAAGCTCGAGTTCGTTCATCGGCGAATCCCGATACTTATCGTCATAACCGTCGATTTCAAGAATCATAACGAGCAGATGCCTGGGCTCCAAATCAGGCTTAACATATTCCCACCGTTGCTTCGCTTCCTGCTCATTCACCTTATGATGCAGCAGCCATGCAAACAATTCCTGACGCAGAAACGGCATACTCTCTTGAACCCGCTGCTCCAAATCAGCGATATGATGCTCTTGGTTTCGCAGCGCCTCGATCTCTTCTTTGGCCTTTACAACAATCTCCTCAATATGGGCCAGCGAAAAAGGCTTGGTAATCAAGTTGAACGCTCCAAGCTGAACGGCTTGCTTCGCATATTCGAAATCACTGAAACCCGTCATCAAGATGACCTTGCTGCGCGGCAGCAATTCTTTGACGCGCCGGGTCAATTCCAAACCGTCGAGCTTCGGCATTCGAATGTCGGTCACGATGATATCCGGTTTGCTTGTTGTGATCAGGTTCAATCCGTCTTCTCCATTTATGGCCGTTCCGCATACCGTGATCCCATGACGTTCCCAGCTGATTTGCTTGGATATGCCGTCGACCACGCTCTGAATATCGTCAATGAAGCATATCGTTGTCGATATAACGCTCATCGTCCTTAAGTCAACTCCCTTCGGGTACTGGTAAACGGGGGATGATGATCGAGACCCGAGTACATAGGTTAGGTTCGCTTTCCATATGCAAGCCGGCCTTGCTTCCATACTGAAGTTGTAATCGCAATCGAACATTATGCAGCGCATAACCCGATGAAGCAAAGGCAGCAGGTTGCCGAAGCTCTGGATCCGCCGCGTTATTTTCGCTAAATCCTAATCCGTTATCCTCCACGATGAAATAAAGATGGGTATCATCCTGTTTAACTTGGATCCGAATAATTCCACCATCATTGCGATCATTAAAGCCATGCAGGATGGAGTTTTCAACCAGCGGCTGCAGCATGATTTTTAGGATCGGCTGCTGCATATCGACCAGGGGATCGACCTCGATGGAATAGGTAAACAGCGTTTCATAACATCTCTGCTGAATTTTTAAATACTCCTCAACGTGGAGTAACTCGTGCTCAATTGACGTCATCTCCTTGCCTCGATTGAGGCCGAGCTGGAACAGCTGTGACAGGGACAGCACCATTTCCTGAACATCCTCCAATTGATTCAGCTGGCTTTTCCAATAAACCGTATTCAGCGTGTTATATAGAAAGTGGGGATCAATTTGAGCCTGCAGGGCTCTCATCTCGGACTGACGTTT
Proteins encoded:
- a CDS encoding helix-turn-helix domain-containing protein yields the protein MSVISTTICFIDDIQSVVDGISKQISWERHGITVCGTAINGEDGLNLITTSKPDIIVTDIRMPKLDGLELTRRVKELLPRSKVILMTGFSDFEYAKQAVQLGAFNLITKPFSLAHIEEIVVKAKEEIEALRNQEHHIADLEQRVQESMPFLRQELFAWLLHHKVNEQEAKQRWEYVKPDLEPRHLLVMILEIDGYDDKYRDSPMNELELARFALKNITEETIALYTRGLVFRDSANRLVAVLNAPLSDSAAAIAEACCHHVSEYTSLTVSIGIGRIVSYIHDLYASYDQALHALSYHFYTGGNAVISYEEVANTEMSLPRSIRSAEQEMVYAIQSGNVSQAIMRLDHILDEFKDRIPLPKPEYFISLYYELAYMMLRAIQEKVPMNELADLSSIVREGRVSSERSLADMRRVLHHIVTLGCERIENQSRSAAVKIIQDAIQYVKSNLDQDISLSACAKAVHLSPSYFAGLFKKVTGMAFSHYVTQIRIEEAKRLLLEDRPIQEIAESLGYAERRYFSDVFKKYTQMTPSEFKQAHLDNNFPLQKEGVRE